From the Cucurbita pepo subsp. pepo cultivar mu-cu-16 chromosome LG05, ASM280686v2, whole genome shotgun sequence genome, one window contains:
- the LOC111795345 gene encoding uncharacterized protein LOC111795345 — MPNPEINTTGTGIGDETIADAGNSSHSNGNLKDWHTYPVARLPSRNSSSKYDFVKVKVWLGDNADHYYVLSRFLLSRMLTVTKIPNHLAIKIALELKKLLVDNSLLDVSQSDLEANIFKLMELRGYGEEYINRYKMMTRFHHQRVPLVILVCGTACVGKSTIATQLAQRLNLPNVLQTDMVYELLRTSTDAPLTSTPVWARDFSSSEELITEFCRECRIVRKGLAGDLKKAMKDGKPVIIEGIHLDPSIYLMDDESKTLANMSAKDTETNPLSTTSDNESAKQTKSGTCSTCSPTKESERTNQENEGLDSLEAVDMAGNSARVIDETQNKGETDRSGSVRKDKSGAEPIIIPIVFKMAEFDHKALLEEWISPRTFNDKYPLQDKDKLIANLKTIQGYLCSFKSQGLIVVNISATTFPQTLDWLHGYILQCIEQGISPVSNGNARQSIEH; from the exons ATGCCAAACCCCGAGATCAACACCACCGGAACCGGCATCGGCGACGAAACAATCGCCGACGCCGGTAACTCTTCTCATTCCAATGGTAATCTCAAAGATTGGCACACTTATCCGGTTGCCAGATTGCCCTCTCGTAACAGCTCCTCCAAGTACGATTTTGTTAAg GTGAAGGTGTGGTTGGGAGATAACGCAGATCACTATTATGTCTTGTCGCGGTTTTTGCTCAGCAGGATGTTGACAGTGACCAAG ATTCCAAATCATCTTGCTATCAAAATTGCATTGGAGCTCAAGAAGCTGCTTGTAGATAATAGCCTTTTAGATGT CTCACAATCTGATTTGGAAGCTAATATTTTCAAG CTCATGGAGTTGCGTGGTTATGGGGAAGAGTACATAAATCGGTATAAGATGATGACTAG ATTTCACCATCAAAGGGTCCCATTGGTGATTCTTGTATGTGGAACTGCCTGTGTTGGGAAGTCAACCATAGCCACCCAACTTGCACAGAGACTTAACCTGCCAAATGTTTTACAG ACAGATATGGTATATGAATTACTACGCACATCAACAGA cgCACCACTGACATCAACTCCTGTATGGGCACGAGATTTTAGCTCTTCAGAGGAGTTAATTACCGAATTCTGTAGAGAATGCAGAATCGTTCGTAAAG GTTTGGCTGGTGATTTGAAGAAAGCTATGAAAGATGGAAAGCCTGTAATAATCGAG GGAATACATTTGGATCCCAGCATATATTTgatggatgatgaaagtaaGACACTAGCTAATATGTCAGCAAAAGATACCGAAACGAATCCTTTATCAACGACATCAGATAATGAAAGTGCAAAGCAAACGAAGAGTGGCACCTGCAGTACGTGTTCTCCTACGAAAGAGTCCGAGCGCACCAACCAAGAGAACGAAGGGCTGGATTCTCTAGAAGCTGTAGATATGGCAGGAAATAGCGCTCGAGTTATAG ATGAAACTCAGAATAAAGGGGAGACGGATCGATCTGGTTCGGTCAGGAAAGATAAGTCTGGTGCTGAGCCAATAATCATACCCATAGTCTTTAAAATGGCTGAATTTGATCACAAG GCATTACTAGAGGAATGGATCTCCCCTCGAACGTTTAACGACAAATATCCTCTCCAG GATAAAGATAAGCTTATAGCTAACTTAAAAACCATTCAGGGATATCTTTGCTCATTCAAATCACAG GGCTTGATAGTTGTTAACATATCAGCAACAACATTTCCACAAACACTCGATTGGCTGCATGGATATATTCTGCAG TGCATTGAACAAGGCATATCACCTGTATCAAATGGAAATGCAAGACAGTCCATTGAACActaa
- the LOC111795346 gene encoding protein CDI-like: protein MGSCNGETHSAVEGLEQPFRIFVGYDVSEDLAYEVCRHSILKRSSIPVEIIPIKQADLRKNGAYWRERGQLESTEFSFSRFLTPYLANYKGWAMFVDCDFLYLADIKELRDLIDNKYAIMCVHHDYAPKETTKMDGAVQTVYPRKNWSSMVLYNCGHPKNKVLTPEAVNTQTGAFLHRFQWLEDDEIGSIPFVWNFLEGHNKSVEGDLSTLPKAIHYTRGGPWFEAWKNCEFADLWLKEMEEYQKEAKKKSEE, encoded by the coding sequence ATGGGTTCTTGTAACGGAGAGACTCATTCTGCTGTTGAAGGGTTGGAGCAACCATTTAGGATCTTTGTGGGCTATGATGTTAGTGAAGATCTTGCTTATGAGGTCTGTCGCCATTCCATCTTGAAACGATCTTCAATCCCTGTTGAGATCATTCCAATCAAGCAGGCAGATCTGAGAAAGAATGGTGCGTATTGGCGTGAGAGAGGACAATTGGAAAGCACAGAGTTCTCGTTTTCCCGGTTTTTAACTCCGTATTTGGCAAATTACAAAGGATGGGCAATGTTTGTGGACTGTGATTTTCTGTATCTAGCTGATATTAAGGAACTGAGGGACTTGATTGACAATAAATATGCAATTATGTGTGTCCACCATGATTACGCACCAAAAGAAACTACAAAAATGGATGGTGCAGTTCAAACTGTGTACCCAAGGAAGAACTGGTCTTCAATGGTTTTGTACAACTGTGGCCATCCAAAGAACAAGGTCTTGACACCTGAGGCTGTCAACACCCAAACTGGTGCTTTTCTTCATAGGTTTCAATGGCTCGAGGATGATGAAATTGGGTCAATCCCTTTTGTTTGGAACTTTCTCGAGGGCCATAACAAGAGTGTGGAGGGTGATTTGAGCACTCTCCCTAAAGCAATCCATTACACTCGCGGTGGGCCGTGGTTCGAAGCTTGGAAGAATTGTGAATTTGCAGATCTCTGGCTGAAAGAAATGGAGGAGTATCAGAAGGAGGCTAAGAAGAAATCTGAAGAATAG
- the LOC111796139 gene encoding uncharacterized protein LOC111796139, with protein sequence MRNAITDCSGCGFQDEKVIKCLKRSPRAFRQVFPDKIAPNIELLRTSGVSDVLISSLVSNVPDSAFRRHSKFRSIVNQVRDMGFDPSKVVFVEAIRVLSGMSSLTWERKFKAYSKYGWSKDQTLLAFKKFPPCLSVSEEKIFKNMDFFVHKMGLMAVDIATKPTVMVFSLEKRIIPRCSVVQSLYSKGLLKKKLSIASILHPTEKTFLEKYVTKFPNDATWLLHLYTGEVKIFDV encoded by the exons ATGCGGAATGCCATTACAGACTGCTCTGGATGTGGCTTCCAAG ATGAAAAGGTCATCAAATGTTTGAAGCGTTCACCAAGGGCATTTCGTCAGGTTTTTCCAGACAAAATTGCACCCAACATTGAATTGTTACGAACTTCTGGAGTTTCTGATGTTTTGATTTCATCTTTGGTTTCGAATGTTCCTGATTCAGCATTCCGTAGGCATTCCAAATTCCGCAGCATTGTTAACCAAGTTAGGGATATGGGATTCGACCCTTCAAAAGTTGTGTTTGTTGAGGCCATTAGAGTGCTCTCCGGGATGAGTTCTCTCACCtgggaaagaaaatttaaagctTACAGTAAGTATGGTTGGTCAAAGGATCAGACCCTCTTAGCTTTTAAGAAGTTTCCACCATGTTTGAGTGTTTCTGAAGAGAAGATCTTCAAGAACATGGACTTTTTTGTGCACAAAATGGGTTTGATGGCTGTGGATATTGCTACAAAACCCACTGTGATGGTCTTTAGTTTGGAGAAGAGGATAATACCAAGGTGTTCTGTTGTCCAAAGTCTGTATTCAAAAggtttattaaagaaaaaattgagcATCGCTAGCATCTTACATCCTACAGAAAAGACTTTCCTGGAGAAGTATGTGACCAAGTTTCCTAACGATGCTACTTGGCTGTTGCATTTGTATACTGGAGAGGTCAAAATCTTTGATGtttaa
- the LOC111795347 gene encoding uncharacterized protein LOC111795347 isoform X3, producing MSQSLNHLGTSSTLLDPKMTPRTSRGPRAQKSRISSNEGPNWVLIAGGALLSTLSVRLGYKLKQVFDTRQLKDSGSSLTGNVKSSDRRKAAGCRCSNVYSFTRGDECCFNCMPGTQCTTDVKCPPTDQMVVDSESALPLVMVPASEFNKENGVIWASSPDPLELPAKQFHHSNCSDSPCVSESGSDIFSKREVIHKLRHQLKRRDDMILEMQDQIVHLQNSLNAQVAHSSHLQSQLDASNQDLFDSEREIQRLRKVIADHCLGQASPKDKSPSAVRSWPNETRNGHVNGYMDVNCNFELTEKVRDGEKIEMLKKEVGDLKELIEGKEYLLQSYKEQKTELSLKIKELQQRLDSQLPNIL from the exons ATGAGTCag AGCTTGAATCATCTGGGAACATCTTCCACGCTTCTAGATCCTAAAATGACTCCAAGAACAAGTCGAGGTCCTAGAGCTCAGAAGTCTAGAATTTCTTCCAACGAAGGCCCAAATTGGGTTCTGATTGCTGGGGGTGCATTATTGAGCACCCTATCAGTTCGCCTAGGTTACAAGCTGAAACAAGTGTTTGACACAAGGCAGCTGAAGGATAGTGGCAGTTCTTTAACAG GAAATGTGAAATCTTCTGACAGAAGAAAGGCTGCTGGGTGTCGTTGCTCGAATGTATATTCATTTACACGAGGTGATGAATGTTGTTTCAACTGTATGCCAG GGACGCAGTGTACAACGGATGTAAAGTGCCCACCTACTGACCAAATGGTGGTTGATTCTGAAAGCGCTCTTCCTTTGGTTATGGTTCCTGCTTCTGAATTCAACAAGGAGAACGGTGTAATTTGGGCATCATCTCCTGACCCGCTCGAGTTGCCTGCAAAGCAATTCCACCACTCAAACTGCTCAGATTCACCTTGTGTTTCAGAGTCTGGTTCTGATATCTTCAGCAAGCGTGAAGTGATTCATAAGTTGAGGCACCAGTTGAAAAGGAGGGATGATATGATACTGGAAATGCAAGATCAAATTGTTCACTTGCAAAATTCTCTCAACGCTCAGGTAGCCCATTCCTCCCATTTACAGTCACAGCTTGATGCTTCAAACCAAGACTTGTTTGATTCAGAAAGAGAGATTCAAAGGCTTAGAAAAGTAATTGCAGATCACTGTTTAGGGCAAGCAAGCCCCAAAGATAAGTCACCTTCCGCGGTAAGAAGTTGGCCAAATGAGACGAGAAACGGTCACGTAAATGGCTATATGGATGTCAATTGCAATTTTGAGCTAACTGAGAAAGTAAGAGATGGGGAGAAGATTGAGATGTTGAAAAAGGAGGTGGGGGACTTGAAGGAGTTGatagaaggaaaagaatatttattacAAAGCTACAAGGAGCAGAAAACAGAACTGTCTTTGAAGATCAAGGAATTGCAACAGAGATTAGACTCTCAACTCCCCAATATTTTGTAG
- the LOC111795932 gene encoding uncharacterized protein LOC111795932, with protein MSLYFPISSLPQFHLPSSSQPLSYPNLTPLHSLHFSSSSYLPSSSSTFIHPCTVGACFRFSSMAGAFDSFTGLSSCRVFSGDGTREFCSGSEEEEEEEEEDEGNVSDEEFVVGIEESNEINGLPDRWDVLGLGQAMVDFSGMVDDEFLKKLGLEKGTRKLVNHEERGRVLRAMDGHSYKAAAGGSLSNSLVALARLGIRPMKGPTFNVAMTGSVGSDPLGSFYRTKLRRANVHYLSPPVKDGTTGTVIVLTTPDAQRTMLAYQGTSSIVNYGPALASVISKTNVLVVEGYLFEFPDTIKTIQKACEEAHRSGALVAVTGSDVSCIERHFDDFWEIVGNYADIVFTNHEEAGALCHFDSKESSISAVRYLSHFVPLVSVTDGHRGSYLGVKGEAVYIPPYPCVPLDTCGAGDAYASGILYGIMHGVSDLKQMGTFAAKIAARVVGQQGTRLSVQDAMELADSFSCFQSDIGSSHA; from the exons ATGTCTCTCTATTTTcccatttcttctcttcctcaaTTTCACTTGCCCTCTTCTTCTCAGCCTCTCTCTTATCCTAACTTGACTCCTCTTCATTCACTTcatttttcctcttcttcatatctcccttcttcctcttccactTTCATTCACCCATGCACAGTTGGCGCCTGCTTCAGATTCTCTTCCATGGCCGGAGCCTTCGATTCTTTCACCGGTTTGTCTTCCTGTCGTGTTTTTAGCGGCGACGGGACAAGGGAGTTTTGTAGCGGGAgcgaggaagaagaggaggaggaggaggaggatgagGGCAACGTCTCCGATGAAGAATTTGTGGTCGGAATTGAAGAATCTAATGAGATAAATGGTTTGCCTGATCGATGGGATGTCTTGGGGCTTGGACAAGCTATG GTAGATTTCTCTGGTATGGTGGACGATGAGTTTCTGAAGAAGCTGGGACTAGAGAAGGGTACAAGGAAGCTTGTAAATCATGAGGAAAGAGGCAGAGTGTTGCGGGCGATGGATGGCCACAGCTATAAGGCGGCTGCTGGAGGGTCTCTTTCCAACAGCCTTGTGGCCTTGGCAAGGCTGGGTATTAGACCCATGAAAGGCCCTACTTTCAATGTAGCCATGACTGGTAGTGTAGGGAGTGATCCATTGGGCAGCTTCTACAG GACGAAACTAAGACGTGCAAATGTTCATTATCTTTCTCCTCCTGTCAAGGATGGGACAACAGGAACAGTCATTGTTCTTACTACCCCTGATGCTCAGCGAACAATGCTTGCGTATCAG GGTACATCTTCCATTGTGAATTATGGTCCAGCGTTAGCTAGTGTAATTAGCAAGACAAATGTACTTGTAGTTGAAGggtatttatttgaatttcctGATACGATCAAAACGATTCAAAAAGCATGTGAGGAAGCACATCGAAGCGGTGCTCTAGTTGCAGTCACGGGTTCAGATGTCTCTTGCATTGAAAGACATTTCGACGATTTTTG GGAAATTGTGGGGAACTATGCTGATATTGTTTTCACAAACCATGAAGAAGCTGGAGCTTTATGTCATTTTGACTCCAAGGAAAGCTCTATATCAGCGGTAAGATATCTTAGTCATTTCGTTCCCCTCGTCTCGGTCACGGATGGGCACCGAGGTTCTTACTTAGGTGTTAAAGGAGAAGCAGTATATATCCCACCCTATCCATGCGTACCTCTCGATACTTGTGGTGCTGGAGATGCATATGCGTCTGGTATATTGTATGGTATCATGCACGGAGTCTCGGATTTGAAACAAATGGGAACATTTGCAGCCAAAATCGCAGCCAGAGTCGTCGGGCAACAAGGAACTCGTTTAAGCGTTCAAGATGCCATGGAACTTGCAGATTCGTTTTCTTGCTTTCAGTCTGATATCGGTTCATCACACGCCTAG
- the LOC111796185 gene encoding uncharacterized protein LOC111796185 encodes MFFEILCGFIAFRLLRRFFGQRDELEIETSDSNALFAVASRLEKIYSGKIFVGLRIPDADTGLRQSIDMVLVTKGEAVVVLVKNISGFVSVSADGSWICEGDGRQKSEILPDPVAETRRWASILESYLERRGVALPEGYLSWKVLLPNPKFRTVHSNYFPSEVITYDQWMQLKPEPKSMFSGWIKSALRGGKKEIQESKDEKLNFVLNTAPMWDRLELKGNNLVLGEFLEFKGKKEDMQTLREIKRSKVSCIVIQKMRTIVFGPSRLRVLYSTRNYQNEGTSASEWKEITIGSNTMVVFQMEYSSKVRKIKISSIVSLSLSA; translated from the exons TTCTTTGGTCAAAGGGATGAATTGGAGATCGAGACCTCTGATTCTAATGCCCTATTCGCCGTTGCTTCGAG ATTAGAAAAGATTTATAGTGGAAAGATTTTTGTGGGACTTCGAATTCCAGATGCTGACACTGGCTTGCGACAGAGTATTGATATGGTGCTTGTAACCAAAGG GGAAGCAGTGGTGGTATtggtaaaaaatatttcaggTTTTGTTTCTGTGAGTGCTGATGGCAGCTGGATCTGTGAAGGCGACGGTAGACAAAAGTCAGAGATTCTGCCTGATCCG GTGGCTGAGACACGAAGATGGGCCTCAATTCTAGAGTCATACCTTGAGCGGAGAGGAGTTGCACTGCCAGAAGGATATTTGTCGTGGAAAGTTTTGCTTCCCAACCCAAAATTCCG AACAGTCCATTCAAACTATTTTCCTTCTGAAGTCATCACATATGATCAGTGGATGCAGTTGAAACCAGAACCAAAAAGCATGTTCTCTGGTTGGATAAAGAGTGCTTTGCGTGGAGGGAAAAAAGAGATACAGGAATCGAAGGATGAGAAGCTAAATTTTGTCCTCAACACTGCACCCATGTGGGATAG GTTggaattaaaaggaaataacCTTGTTCTGGGAGAATTCCTGGAGTtcaaagggaagaaagaagatatgCAGACCTTGAGAGAGATCAAAAGATCAAAAGTTAGTTGCATAGTCATCCAGAAGATGAGAACGATCGTATTTG GTCCTTCAAGACTTCGTGTTTTATACTCTACTCGGAATTATCAAAATGAGGGGACCTCTGCTTCCGAGTGGAAGGAAATAACAATAGGATCCAATACAATGGTAGTATTTCAGATGGAATATTCTTCTAAAGTTCGAAAAATCAAGATCTCTTCAATTGTATCTCTATCACTAAGTGCCTGA
- the LOC111795347 gene encoding uncharacterized protein LOC111795347 isoform X2, with the protein MHLCYSIICAKSLNHLGTSSTLLDPKMTPRTSRGPRAQKSRISSNEGPNWVLIAGGALLSTLSVRLGYKLKQVFDTRQLKDSGSSLTGNVKSSDRRKAAGCRCSNVYSFTRGDECCFNCMPGTQCTTDVKCPPTDQMVVDSESALPLVMVPASEFNKENGVIWASSPDPLELPAKQFHHSNCSDSPCVSESGSDIFSKREVIHKLRHQLKRRDDMILEMQDQIVHLQNSLNAQVAHSSHLQSQLDASNQDLFDSEREIQRLRKVIADHCLGQASPKDKSPSAVRSWPNETRNGHVNGYMDVNCNFELTEKVRDGEKIEMLKKEVGDLKELIEGKEYLLQSYKEQKTELSLKIKELQQRLDSQLPNIL; encoded by the exons ATGCACTTGTGCTATAGTATTATCTGTGCCAAG AGCTTGAATCATCTGGGAACATCTTCCACGCTTCTAGATCCTAAAATGACTCCAAGAACAAGTCGAGGTCCTAGAGCTCAGAAGTCTAGAATTTCTTCCAACGAAGGCCCAAATTGGGTTCTGATTGCTGGGGGTGCATTATTGAGCACCCTATCAGTTCGCCTAGGTTACAAGCTGAAACAAGTGTTTGACACAAGGCAGCTGAAGGATAGTGGCAGTTCTTTAACAG GAAATGTGAAATCTTCTGACAGAAGAAAGGCTGCTGGGTGTCGTTGCTCGAATGTATATTCATTTACACGAGGTGATGAATGTTGTTTCAACTGTATGCCAG GGACGCAGTGTACAACGGATGTAAAGTGCCCACCTACTGACCAAATGGTGGTTGATTCTGAAAGCGCTCTTCCTTTGGTTATGGTTCCTGCTTCTGAATTCAACAAGGAGAACGGTGTAATTTGGGCATCATCTCCTGACCCGCTCGAGTTGCCTGCAAAGCAATTCCACCACTCAAACTGCTCAGATTCACCTTGTGTTTCAGAGTCTGGTTCTGATATCTTCAGCAAGCGTGAAGTGATTCATAAGTTGAGGCACCAGTTGAAAAGGAGGGATGATATGATACTGGAAATGCAAGATCAAATTGTTCACTTGCAAAATTCTCTCAACGCTCAGGTAGCCCATTCCTCCCATTTACAGTCACAGCTTGATGCTTCAAACCAAGACTTGTTTGATTCAGAAAGAGAGATTCAAAGGCTTAGAAAAGTAATTGCAGATCACTGTTTAGGGCAAGCAAGCCCCAAAGATAAGTCACCTTCCGCGGTAAGAAGTTGGCCAAATGAGACGAGAAACGGTCACGTAAATGGCTATATGGATGTCAATTGCAATTTTGAGCTAACTGAGAAAGTAAGAGATGGGGAGAAGATTGAGATGTTGAAAAAGGAGGTGGGGGACTTGAAGGAGTTGatagaaggaaaagaatatttattacAAAGCTACAAGGAGCAGAAAACAGAACTGTCTTTGAAGATCAAGGAATTGCAACAGAGATTAGACTCTCAACTCCCCAATATTTTGTAG
- the LOC111795347 gene encoding uncharacterized protein LOC111795347 isoform X1: MKFEDESWEPSRCQLSVKPSQSLNHLGTSSTLLDPKMTPRTSRGPRAQKSRISSNEGPNWVLIAGGALLSTLSVRLGYKLKQVFDTRQLKDSGSSLTGNVKSSDRRKAAGCRCSNVYSFTRGDECCFNCMPGTQCTTDVKCPPTDQMVVDSESALPLVMVPASEFNKENGVIWASSPDPLELPAKQFHHSNCSDSPCVSESGSDIFSKREVIHKLRHQLKRRDDMILEMQDQIVHLQNSLNAQVAHSSHLQSQLDASNQDLFDSEREIQRLRKVIADHCLGQASPKDKSPSAVRSWPNETRNGHVNGYMDVNCNFELTEKVRDGEKIEMLKKEVGDLKELIEGKEYLLQSYKEQKTELSLKIKELQQRLDSQLPNIL; this comes from the exons ATGAAGTTTGAGGACGAATCATGGGAACCAAGCCGTTGCCAACTCTCCGTGAAGCCTTCTCAA AGCTTGAATCATCTGGGAACATCTTCCACGCTTCTAGATCCTAAAATGACTCCAAGAACAAGTCGAGGTCCTAGAGCTCAGAAGTCTAGAATTTCTTCCAACGAAGGCCCAAATTGGGTTCTGATTGCTGGGGGTGCATTATTGAGCACCCTATCAGTTCGCCTAGGTTACAAGCTGAAACAAGTGTTTGACACAAGGCAGCTGAAGGATAGTGGCAGTTCTTTAACAG GAAATGTGAAATCTTCTGACAGAAGAAAGGCTGCTGGGTGTCGTTGCTCGAATGTATATTCATTTACACGAGGTGATGAATGTTGTTTCAACTGTATGCCAG GGACGCAGTGTACAACGGATGTAAAGTGCCCACCTACTGACCAAATGGTGGTTGATTCTGAAAGCGCTCTTCCTTTGGTTATGGTTCCTGCTTCTGAATTCAACAAGGAGAACGGTGTAATTTGGGCATCATCTCCTGACCCGCTCGAGTTGCCTGCAAAGCAATTCCACCACTCAAACTGCTCAGATTCACCTTGTGTTTCAGAGTCTGGTTCTGATATCTTCAGCAAGCGTGAAGTGATTCATAAGTTGAGGCACCAGTTGAAAAGGAGGGATGATATGATACTGGAAATGCAAGATCAAATTGTTCACTTGCAAAATTCTCTCAACGCTCAGGTAGCCCATTCCTCCCATTTACAGTCACAGCTTGATGCTTCAAACCAAGACTTGTTTGATTCAGAAAGAGAGATTCAAAGGCTTAGAAAAGTAATTGCAGATCACTGTTTAGGGCAAGCAAGCCCCAAAGATAAGTCACCTTCCGCGGTAAGAAGTTGGCCAAATGAGACGAGAAACGGTCACGTAAATGGCTATATGGATGTCAATTGCAATTTTGAGCTAACTGAGAAAGTAAGAGATGGGGAGAAGATTGAGATGTTGAAAAAGGAGGTGGGGGACTTGAAGGAGTTGatagaaggaaaagaatatttattacAAAGCTACAAGGAGCAGAAAACAGAACTGTCTTTGAAGATCAAGGAATTGCAACAGAGATTAGACTCTCAACTCCCCAATATTTTGTAG